A genomic window from Fibrobacterota bacterium includes:
- a CDS encoding methyltransferase, with protein sequence MDRHYIESFLAQHREKIQGAVLEIADSKYTRRFGDTRVTQPLVMHVKDGFGADIVCDLSKECPREGFADCFILTQVLPFVYDVRSTIKNALKMLKPGGCLLVTVGGITQVSRDDMDQWGHFWSFTDLALRKLFEEELPPECIQVQSFGNVLSATSFLYGLGKHELTVAELDHFDRDYPVIIGAVVTRPMA encoded by the coding sequence ATCGATCGGCATTACATCGAATCGTTCCTTGCCCAGCATCGCGAGAAGATCCAAGGTGCGGTCCTGGAGATCGCCGACTCCAAGTACACCCGGCGCTTCGGCGACACCCGCGTGACCCAGCCTCTGGTGATGCACGTGAAGGACGGCTTCGGCGCAGACATTGTGTGCGACCTGAGCAAGGAGTGCCCGCGGGAAGGCTTCGCGGACTGCTTCATCCTCACGCAGGTTCTGCCCTTCGTCTACGACGTGCGTTCCACGATCAAGAACGCCCTCAAGATGCTCAAGCCCGGCGGGTGCTTGCTCGTCACGGTGGGAGGCATCACCCAGGTTTCGCGCGACGACATGGATCAGTGGGGCCACTTCTGGAGCTTCACCGACCTCGCGTTGCGCAAGCTCTTCGAAGAGGAGTTGCCACCGGAGTGCATCCAGGTGCAGAGCTTCGGAAACGTTTTGTCGGCCACCTCGTTTCTATACGGTCTGGGAAAGCACGAATTGACCGTGGCGGAGCTGGATCACTTCGATCGCGACTATCCGGTCATCATCGGCGCCGTGGTGACGCGTCCAATGGCCTGA
- a CDS encoding glycosyl transferase, whose amino-acid sequence MHFPCLSDFDHITPRSSLVSQNPYGRFDDAAREYVITRPDTPLPWLNYLGQDEFFGLCTNTAGGYTFWKDAKLRRLTRYRYNNVPYDLGGRYLYVNDAGSVWNPGWKPVKAKLDKYECRHGLGYTTIIAEKDGLEITQKMCVPPGENLELWQVTVRNTGKVAKSPKLYSYQEFCFFEALNDMTNYQRTYSIGEVEIDGNAIYHKTEYRERRNHYTLFACTRDISGFDTSRDVFVGIHEGLHEARVPFSGKATNTKAFGWNPIGSHEVSLELQPGQSETFAFILAYVDHTLVGFKGEKFTAPYVINKTVGKAIVEKYSKPGAVEAAFASLKAYWDENLGNFQVESPDPHATRMANTWNQYQCMATFNMSRSASMYETGIGRGMGFRDSNQDLLGFVHMIHGRARERILDIAATQLSDGTCYHQYQPLTKKGNAEVGGDFYDDHLWLVLSTVSYIKESGDKSILDAPCGYADKKYGSDGEKETLLHHLETSIAYTMKMRGPQGLPLIGHADWNDCLNLNCHSTEPNESFQTAGDVGGSKAESVMIAGLFLYAARELSSLYTFLGRPADADRIAANRKTMLDIVESVTWDGEWYTRAYDFQGKVIGSKSNEEGKIFIESQGWCVLGGAGADNGRARLAMESVHKHLYTKNGIVLQQPAYSTYHSEYGEVTSYPPGVKENAGIFSHNNTWIHLGWCLLGEGDRAMEYYHSICPSKKEEQIDTYRSEPYVYAQMTAGKDAPCFGEAKNSWLTGTAAWTFVVVSQGIFGIKPDFAGLMVDPCIPKGWPGFKATRKFRGATYQIEVKNPKGVCKGVVKATVDGKEVAGNILPILPKGSVAQVVIELG is encoded by the coding sequence ATGCATTTTCCCTGCCTTTCCGACTTTGACCACATCACTCCAAGGAGCTCACTGGTGTCCCAGAATCCATACGGCCGCTTCGACGATGCCGCACGCGAATACGTGATCACTCGCCCGGACACTCCGCTGCCCTGGCTGAACTACCTGGGACAGGACGAGTTCTTCGGGCTTTGCACCAACACGGCTGGCGGCTACACGTTCTGGAAGGACGCCAAGCTCCGCCGTCTGACCCGCTATCGCTACAACAACGTCCCCTACGATCTGGGCGGACGTTATCTGTACGTCAACGATGCGGGATCGGTCTGGAACCCGGGCTGGAAGCCGGTCAAGGCCAAGCTGGACAAGTACGAATGCCGCCATGGCCTGGGCTACACCACGATCATCGCGGAAAAAGACGGTCTGGAAATCACCCAGAAAATGTGCGTGCCCCCAGGCGAAAACCTGGAACTGTGGCAGGTCACCGTGCGCAACACCGGCAAGGTCGCCAAGTCCCCGAAGCTCTACTCCTACCAGGAGTTCTGCTTCTTCGAGGCACTCAACGACATGACCAACTACCAGCGCACGTACTCGATCGGCGAAGTGGAAATCGACGGCAACGCGATCTACCACAAGACCGAATACCGCGAGCGTCGCAACCACTACACGCTGTTTGCCTGCACCCGCGACATCTCGGGCTTCGATACCTCCCGTGACGTCTTCGTGGGCATCCACGAAGGTCTGCACGAAGCGCGCGTGCCATTTTCCGGCAAGGCCACCAACACCAAGGCCTTCGGCTGGAACCCGATCGGTTCGCACGAAGTCTCCTTGGAACTCCAGCCCGGACAGTCCGAGACTTTCGCGTTCATCCTGGCCTACGTGGACCACACGTTGGTTGGCTTCAAGGGCGAGAAGTTCACGGCTCCGTACGTGATCAACAAGACCGTCGGCAAGGCCATCGTGGAGAAGTACTCCAAGCCCGGCGCCGTGGAAGCCGCCTTCGCGAGCCTGAAAGCCTACTGGGACGAGAACCTGGGGAACTTCCAGGTGGAAAGCCCGGACCCCCACGCCACCCGCATGGCCAACACCTGGAACCAGTACCAGTGCATGGCCACCTTCAACATGAGCCGTTCGGCTTCCATGTACGAGACGGGAATCGGCCGCGGCATGGGCTTCCGCGACTCCAACCAGGATTTGTTGGGCTTCGTGCACATGATCCACGGCCGCGCCCGCGAGCGCATCCTGGACATCGCCGCCACCCAGCTCTCCGACGGCACCTGCTACCACCAGTACCAACCGCTCACCAAGAAGGGCAACGCGGAAGTCGGCGGCGACTTCTACGACGACCACCTCTGGCTGGTGTTGTCCACCGTCTCCTACATCAAGGAATCCGGCGACAAGTCGATTCTTGACGCGCCTTGCGGCTACGCCGACAAGAAGTACGGGTCGGATGGCGAGAAGGAAACCCTCCTTCACCACCTGGAAACCTCCATCGCCTACACCATGAAGATGCGCGGCCCCCAAGGCCTGCCGCTGATTGGCCATGCCGACTGGAACGACTGTCTGAACCTGAATTGCCACTCCACCGAGCCCAACGAGTCCTTCCAGACCGCCGGCGACGTGGGCGGCTCCAAGGCCGAATCCGTGATGATCGCGGGCCTGTTCCTGTACGCTGCGCGGGAATTGTCCAGCCTCTACACCTTCTTGGGACGGCCCGCCGATGCCGATCGCATCGCCGCCAACCGCAAGACCATGCTGGATATCGTGGAGAGCGTGACCTGGGACGGCGAGTGGTACACCCGCGCCTACGACTTCCAGGGCAAGGTGATCGGCTCCAAGTCCAACGAAGAAGGCAAGATCTTCATCGAAAGCCAGGGCTGGTGCGTTCTGGGCGGTGCCGGCGCCGACAACGGCCGCGCTCGCTTGGCGATGGAATCCGTCCACAAGCACCTGTACACCAAAAACGGCATCGTGCTCCAGCAGCCGGCGTACAGCACCTACCACTCCGAATACGGCGAAGTGACCTCCTATCCGCCCGGAGTGAAGGAAAACGCAGGCATCTTCTCGCACAACAACACCTGGATCCACTTGGGCTGGTGCTTGCTGGGCGAGGGCGATCGCGCGATGGAGTACTACCACTCGATCTGCCCCTCCAAGAAGGAAGAGCAGATCGACACGTACCGCTCCGAGCCTTATGTGTACGCCCAGATGACCGCTGGCAAGGACGCTCCGTGCTTTGGTGAAGCCAAGAACTCTTGGCTCACCGGCACCGCCGCCTGGACCTTCGTGGTGGTCAGCCAGGGCATCTTCGGCATCAAGCCGGACTTTGCCGGGCTGATGGTTGACCCATGCATCCCCAAGGGCTGGCCCGGCTTCAAGGCCACCCGCAAGTTCCGCGGGGCGACCTACCAGATCGAAGTGAAGAACCCGAAGGGCGTCTGCAAGGGCGTGGTCAAGGCCACCGTGGACGGCAAGGAAGTGGCTGGCAACATCCTGCCCATCCTGCCCAAGGGGTCTGTTGCACAGGTTGTGATCGAGCTGGGTTGA
- a CDS encoding alpha-L-fucosidase: MKSLLGTMRWSSVTALALATSLPIFVRAQAPVPYGAVPNARQIEWFHRERQIFLHFGVNTFTNVEWGTGNENPSVFNPTALDVGQWMRTIKNGGFTSAILVAKHHDGFCHWPSAYTTQDVASSPWKGGKGDLVQEFVDSCRAYGIKPGIYMSIGDFHSEKLGNYADYYLNQEREILHNYGKIWEIWWDGANAKNNDSTTMKMYADSVRKWAPDCVIWSDAKAKNVTADARWIGTESGQGTGDPNWATEDMAFSNLGSGVRGGSVYCPAEVNSSIRPGWFWHESENGSVNTVDVLWNKYFQSVGRNATWLLNLPPDNRGLIYTTDSIRVDSLNGWINGTFSTNLATLATVSTNHPRGVGYEPSNLVDTAEATYYATPDGMNTDTVLFDLGSPKTFDVLMLREVIELGHRTTGWSVDVSSDNVSYSSLLANKQSIGYKWLEKFNPVTARYVRVRITKGQASVALNSFGVYKKRYVRPSSQLDAILAPKGRSLSEKSVAVTLFGSLVELPPSFAGKPFTAELLDLRGQTVAITNVDAKHAQRGAKPFAKLEHSGLYLVRCTGEIGVVVRKFVAE; this comes from the coding sequence ATGAAATCCCTACTTGGAACGATGCGCTGGTCCAGCGTCACGGCTCTCGCCTTGGCGACGAGCCTACCAATATTTGTCCGTGCCCAGGCGCCGGTGCCGTACGGGGCTGTTCCCAACGCGCGTCAGATCGAGTGGTTCCATCGCGAACGGCAGATCTTCCTCCACTTCGGGGTGAACACGTTCACGAACGTGGAATGGGGTACCGGAAACGAAAATCCGTCGGTCTTCAATCCCACGGCGCTCGATGTGGGCCAATGGATGCGAACCATCAAAAACGGCGGCTTCACCAGCGCGATCCTGGTGGCCAAGCATCACGACGGATTCTGCCATTGGCCCAGCGCCTACACCACCCAGGATGTCGCTTCGAGCCCATGGAAGGGCGGCAAGGGCGATCTGGTCCAGGAGTTCGTCGACTCTTGCCGCGCCTACGGCATCAAACCCGGCATTTACATGTCGATCGGCGATTTCCATTCCGAGAAGCTCGGAAACTACGCCGATTATTACCTGAACCAGGAACGGGAGATCCTGCACAACTACGGAAAGATCTGGGAGATCTGGTGGGATGGCGCCAATGCCAAGAACAACGATTCGACGACCATGAAGATGTATGCGGACAGTGTCCGCAAATGGGCGCCGGACTGCGTGATCTGGTCGGACGCGAAGGCGAAAAACGTCACCGCCGATGCGCGGTGGATCGGCACCGAAAGCGGTCAGGGGACCGGCGACCCCAACTGGGCCACCGAAGACATGGCGTTTTCCAACCTGGGCAGCGGGGTCCGAGGCGGCTCGGTCTATTGTCCCGCCGAAGTGAACAGCTCGATCCGGCCGGGATGGTTCTGGCATGAAAGCGAGAATGGATCGGTCAACACGGTCGATGTTCTGTGGAACAAATACTTCCAATCCGTCGGCCGCAACGCCACCTGGCTGCTCAACCTTCCGCCCGACAACCGGGGATTGATCTACACGACGGATTCCATCCGCGTCGACAGCCTCAACGGTTGGATCAACGGCACCTTCAGCACCAATCTGGCGACGCTTGCCACGGTGTCCACCAATCATCCTCGGGGAGTGGGATACGAACCATCCAATCTGGTCGACACCGCGGAAGCCACCTACTACGCGACACCGGACGGAATGAATACGGATACGGTCCTCTTCGACCTCGGTTCCCCCAAGACCTTCGATGTCCTGATGCTGCGGGAGGTCATCGAGCTCGGTCACCGCACGACGGGCTGGAGCGTCGATGTCTCGTCGGACAATGTGTCGTACTCCTCGCTTCTGGCGAACAAACAATCGATCGGGTACAAGTGGCTGGAGAAATTCAACCCGGTCACCGCCCGGTACGTGAGGGTGAGGATCACGAAGGGCCAGGCATCCGTCGCGCTGAATTCCTTCGGTGTCTACAAGAAGCGATATGTCAGACCATCTTCCCAGCTGGACGCGATCCTGGCGCCGAAGGGTCGGAGCCTTTCGGAAAAATCGGTTGCAGTAACGCTTTTCGGCAGCTTGGTGGAATTGCCGCCGTCCTTTGCCGGAAAACCGTTCACCGCCGAACTCCTCGATTTGCGCGGACAGACCGTGGCGATCACGAACGTGGACGCGAAACATGCCCAGAGGGGAGCCAAGCCGTTTGCGAAGCTTGAGCATTCCGGGTTGTACTTGGTTCGATGTACTGGTGAAATCGGCGTCGTGGTTCGCAAGTTCGTGGCGGAATGA
- a CDS encoding D-tyrosyl-tRNA(Tyr) deacylase, with protein MIAAIQRCQEASVHVESKLVSKIGKGFLVLHGVEKGDTDEDLNWLSEKISVLRLFPDAEGKMNLDVREAGGAILCVSQFTLLADCAKGRRPGFQRSEEPARAKEMWERFCERLERTGLEVGRGIFAADMQVGLINDGPVTIVLDSRRRI; from the coding sequence ATGATCGCCGCCATCCAGCGTTGCCAGGAAGCGTCCGTCCATGTGGAATCCAAGCTTGTTTCCAAGATCGGGAAAGGCTTTCTGGTCTTGCATGGCGTGGAGAAGGGCGATACCGACGAAGACCTGAACTGGCTTTCCGAAAAGATCTCCGTGTTGCGCTTGTTCCCGGATGCGGAGGGGAAGATGAACCTGGATGTGCGCGAGGCAGGGGGCGCTATCCTCTGCGTTTCGCAGTTCACTTTGTTGGCCGATTGCGCAAAGGGTCGCAGGCCCGGCTTCCAGCGCTCGGAAGAGCCGGCGCGCGCCAAAGAGATGTGGGAGCGTTTCTGTGAGCGACTGGAACGCACAGGGCTCGAGGTTGGGCGTGGCATCTTCGCCGCCGACATGCAGGTTGGCCTGATCAACGATGGGCCGGTGACCATCGTCTTGGACAGCCGCCGTCGCATATAG
- a CDS encoding extracellular solute-binding protein, which produces MRKLPMLMLGVILGIGTLMGCRSQGDALPEGDGKTRLRLWAMPNTAGPKDVLDQILVRFRAQNPDIEVEVEIIDWGAAWDKITTAVSSGAGADVFQLGTTWTSSVTAMGGLLPLNGLLQRIGGDSIFVSSARSYMKPIYADSITSFPWFVDVRPMFYRTDVLAKAGIKPDDMFANWDSYLAGLRKIKAAKVTLEGQRVEPLGIAGKDWNVFHNFYPWIVGNGGGIINDLGDSVLLDDEKSIQGVLAYLRFFREGLAPRAYLEKGAAQVSHEFDEGRIAVWQETSSKLVYLERPLREGGDNSPGARHFAAVLPPEGPAGRKLFIGGSNLAIFKSTRHREAAEKLLAFLTTDSVAVLAFCKISGFAPALEKTFQDPYYRENPNRVLFRDLVLSSKPYPAVPYWGDIETVILNKHFGNILDIAAGGPQSKDASKGNEGSFSEEAVRQELKVAAEQIRALIQREIQSNPANAARLARLRQVDR; this is translated from the coding sequence GTGCGCAAATTGCCCATGCTGATGCTCGGGGTGATCCTGGGGATTGGAACTCTGATGGGGTGCAGGTCCCAGGGAGATGCTCTCCCTGAAGGCGATGGGAAGACCCGCCTGCGGCTTTGGGCCATGCCCAACACGGCCGGCCCAAAGGATGTCCTGGATCAGATCCTGGTGCGTTTTCGTGCGCAAAACCCGGACATCGAGGTGGAAGTCGAGATCATCGACTGGGGCGCCGCCTGGGACAAGATCACCACCGCCGTGTCCTCCGGGGCAGGCGCGGACGTTTTCCAGCTGGGCACCACGTGGACTTCCTCGGTCACCGCCATGGGTGGGCTGTTGCCCCTGAACGGCCTGTTGCAACGCATCGGAGGGGATTCCATCTTCGTCTCCTCCGCGCGCTCCTACATGAAGCCCATCTACGCGGATTCCATCACGTCCTTCCCGTGGTTTGTGGATGTGCGTCCCATGTTCTACCGCACGGATGTCCTGGCCAAGGCGGGAATCAAACCGGATGACATGTTCGCCAACTGGGATTCCTACCTGGCCGGTTTGCGCAAGATCAAAGCCGCCAAGGTGACCTTGGAAGGACAGCGCGTCGAGCCCTTGGGGATTGCAGGGAAGGACTGGAACGTATTCCACAACTTCTACCCCTGGATCGTCGGCAATGGTGGCGGGATCATCAACGACCTTGGAGACAGTGTTCTCCTGGATGACGAAAAATCCATCCAAGGCGTGTTGGCCTACTTGCGTTTCTTCCGGGAAGGCTTGGCCCCCCGGGCCTACTTGGAAAAGGGAGCCGCCCAGGTTTCCCACGAATTCGACGAGGGTCGCATCGCGGTTTGGCAGGAAACCTCCTCCAAGCTGGTGTACCTGGAACGTCCGTTGCGCGAGGGCGGCGACAACAGCCCCGGCGCTCGCCATTTTGCGGCGGTTTTGCCACCGGAAGGACCTGCGGGTCGGAAATTGTTCATCGGCGGATCGAATCTGGCCATTTTCAAGTCCACCCGCCACCGCGAGGCCGCGGAAAAATTATTGGCCTTCCTGACCACGGACTCCGTGGCGGTCTTGGCCTTCTGCAAGATTTCGGGCTTCGCGCCTGCTCTGGAAAAGACGTTCCAGGATCCGTATTACCGTGAGAATCCCAACCGCGTGCTGTTTCGCGACCTGGTCTTGTCCAGCAAGCCGTACCCGGCCGTACCGTATTGGGGGGACATCGAAACCGTCATCCTCAACAAGCATTTCGGCAACATCCTGGACATCGCTGCGGGCGGACCGCAATCCAAGGACGCATCCAAGGGCAACGAGGGTTCGTTCAGCGAAGAGGCGGTGCGACAAGAATTGAAGGTCGCTGCCGAACAGATCAGAGCCCTGATCCAGCGGGAAATCCAAAGCAACCCAGCCAATGCCGCTCGCTTGGCCCGGCTCAGGCAGGTCGATCGGTGA
- a CDS encoding carbohydrate ABC transporter permease — protein sequence MGKISGSLDLERDGRLPEGGRTIRFGNYRDLWQKMDFGLYLRNSLLISLAVTFLAVLLAVFSAYALARLRFPGKETFGLTALATQAIPGIALLIPLFMTFLWLQKSSRGSSWFGEEGVQLVGTWWGVTLLYSVFYVPFSIWILRAFFQALPRDLEAAAQLDGCSSWGAFWRVVLPAVRPGILVTGVYVFLSVWDELLFAWVLTAEKTYTVPVGIRLFAGNYQTRFDLMMAAATVATLPVLVLFFLLQRRIIAGIAPGLSKR from the coding sequence ATGGGAAAAATCTCCGGCTCCTTGGATCTGGAGCGCGATGGACGATTGCCGGAGGGCGGGCGTACGATCCGGTTCGGGAACTACCGCGACCTTTGGCAGAAAATGGACTTCGGCCTGTACCTGCGCAACAGCCTGCTGATCAGTCTGGCTGTGACGTTTCTTGCCGTGCTCTTGGCGGTCTTCTCCGCCTATGCGCTGGCGCGGCTGCGGTTTCCGGGCAAGGAGACCTTTGGACTGACCGCCCTGGCGACCCAGGCGATCCCCGGGATCGCGTTGTTGATCCCGCTGTTCATGACCTTTCTTTGGCTGCAAAAATCCAGCCGGGGGAGCAGTTGGTTCGGGGAGGAAGGGGTCCAGCTGGTAGGGACCTGGTGGGGGGTGACCCTTCTGTATTCGGTGTTTTACGTACCGTTTTCCATCTGGATCCTGCGAGCGTTTTTCCAGGCGCTGCCCCGTGATCTGGAGGCTGCCGCCCAGCTGGATGGATGCTCGAGCTGGGGCGCGTTCTGGCGGGTGGTTCTGCCTGCGGTCCGGCCGGGAATCTTGGTGACTGGAGTGTACGTGTTCCTGTCGGTGTGGGATGAACTGTTGTTCGCCTGGGTTCTGACCGCCGAAAAAACCTATACGGTGCCGGTCGGCATCCGTTTGTTCGCCGGGAATTACCAGACACGCTTCGATCTGATGATGGCCGCCGCGACCGTGGCGACGCTTCCCGTCTTGGTGCTTTTTTTCTTACTTCAGCGCCGGATCATCGCAGGGATCGCTCCAGGTTTATCCAAGCGGTGA
- a CDS encoding sugar ABC transporter permease, which translates to MIHRLWRPIRQYRVAWGFLLPAILGMFLVHFLPLVQLVGISFLDSRRTNLGLGLSAPAVGEGTGILGNYVSILSEKSDPFHLGLMDAVWNTCIFTVVVTLSSFLLGLLGALLLEKVGRGRGFWQALLVAPWIVPAYVVGLVWGVFWQQDSGVVNQTLHAVGLLGEDHSTWPMWLSGSLTRWALILPAVWREWPYALLLFSLGLQAIPPQIHEAAKLDGAGGWLRFKKITMPLLTPAASLVLLHGVVYNVYSFNLPLMMFGAGSGNGGKQGDLLMPTIFRNTFQRWDFGRGAAATVVLMVVMLFLVALWYRVFRSDLEKLR; encoded by the coding sequence GTGATTCATAGGCTCTGGCGGCCCATCCGCCAGTACAGGGTCGCCTGGGGATTTTTGCTCCCGGCGATCTTGGGGATGTTCTTGGTTCACTTTCTGCCGCTGGTGCAGTTGGTGGGCATTTCGTTTTTGGACAGTCGCAGAACCAATCTGGGTCTGGGACTATCCGCGCCTGCCGTGGGCGAAGGCACCGGGATCTTGGGCAACTACGTCTCGATTTTGTCGGAAAAGTCCGACCCCTTCCACCTCGGGCTGATGGATGCGGTGTGGAACACCTGTATTTTCACCGTGGTCGTCACCCTCTCGTCGTTTCTTCTGGGGCTCTTGGGGGCTCTGCTACTGGAAAAGGTGGGGCGCGGCCGCGGTTTCTGGCAAGCGCTCCTGGTGGCGCCTTGGATCGTTCCCGCCTACGTGGTGGGATTGGTGTGGGGCGTTTTTTGGCAGCAGGATTCCGGCGTGGTGAATCAGACGCTGCATGCTGTCGGGCTCTTGGGGGAAGATCACTCGACCTGGCCGATGTGGCTATCCGGCTCCCTGACCCGTTGGGCGTTGATCCTCCCCGCCGTCTGGAGAGAGTGGCCCTACGCATTGCTTCTGTTCTCGCTGGGACTGCAAGCCATCCCACCCCAAATCCATGAGGCCGCCAAGCTCGACGGCGCCGGGGGGTGGTTGCGGTTCAAGAAGATCACCATGCCGTTGTTGACCCCCGCCGCGAGTCTGGTGCTGTTGCACGGGGTGGTCTACAACGTCTATTCGTTCAATCTCCCGTTGATGATGTTCGGTGCAGGCTCCGGAAACGGTGGCAAACAGGGCGATCTGCTGATGCCCACCATCTTTCGCAACACCTTCCAGCGCTGGGATTTCGGTCGCGGAGCGGCGGCGACGGTGGTCTTGATGGTGGTGATGCTCTTTTTGGTCGCCTTGTGGTACCGGGTGTTCCGCTCCGATCTGGAGAAGCTCCGATGA
- a CDS encoding peptidoglycan-binding protein, whose amino-acid sequence MNRPDPFADHRARLNQARREPMLMDLSTAKPSDNVNWEAIIAKTQRASADPSKKVYDTSKYLQTLREEDPWPEDASATPVPMTLTNCQFLDASPVDLARRVRVTCEVTSQGELPEDDRWVEFRIWVVRRQRDLDQEEPFQTRVTGKLGAGTTHRPQVEFDLSTVIEPEPLPPGEQIYLIAEAMRKDRNLSAKSKPIATLAGPTVVRRVRISGMFNDEGKAFFHPAVVPALKNIVARHRKEPRQPIVIVAHAKSPEDSAIALARAQLLRAQLTNQWPLLLAEFEPSVSDKRRLGLREAQLILQDLGAYKGQAAGMMDDETRAALKAYQKGAALPESGALDTATRKSLLHGYFGREGTTATKDARIEACTCTGKTDSVKLPCGEAVEDDRVEVLFFEPRLEGEVGPSADGRWDKWMKQVRETEDVERYGLHLRITDHNGVVCPGARVKVIGPSTQEAKADEHGWVSIVPLERGHYHVELWEDAERIGESELDIPARGREAVGNGLHIVPIFVDHFHEGHHLPRLSDDTFLQTVANLADHKKKCGKLEWEANPDCHLDHSLQDKQRKLVECLIDNDADAWLGFVKGARDRDVQSFMAFFAKQGWPTDPGAIDGVAGRKTRRAVAQFQACCNEVWGLCLVVDGQCGPKTWKAVFHALQEMIMTSEIAKSDFDNLEGDNS is encoded by the coding sequence ATGAATCGACCGGATCCTTTTGCCGACCACCGCGCGCGGCTGAACCAGGCGCGTCGCGAGCCCATGCTGATGGACCTTTCCACCGCCAAGCCCTCCGACAACGTCAACTGGGAGGCGATCATCGCCAAGACCCAGAGGGCATCGGCGGATCCTTCGAAGAAGGTCTACGACACCTCCAAGTACCTGCAGACCCTGCGCGAAGAAGATCCCTGGCCGGAGGATGCGAGCGCGACCCCCGTGCCCATGACCCTGACCAATTGCCAATTTTTGGACGCCTCGCCGGTGGATCTGGCGCGGCGCGTGCGGGTGACCTGCGAGGTGACCTCGCAGGGGGAGTTGCCCGAAGACGACCGTTGGGTGGAGTTTCGGATCTGGGTGGTGCGCCGCCAGCGCGATCTGGACCAGGAAGAGCCCTTCCAAACCCGCGTGACCGGCAAGCTGGGCGCGGGCACCACGCATCGGCCCCAGGTGGAATTCGATCTTTCTACGGTGATCGAGCCCGAACCGTTGCCGCCGGGCGAGCAGATCTACCTGATCGCCGAGGCCATGCGCAAGGATCGGAATTTGTCCGCCAAATCCAAACCCATCGCGACCCTGGCGGGCCCCACGGTGGTGCGGCGCGTACGGATCTCGGGGATGTTTAATGATGAGGGCAAGGCGTTCTTCCATCCCGCCGTGGTCCCGGCCCTCAAGAATATCGTGGCGCGCCATCGCAAGGAACCGCGTCAGCCCATCGTGATCGTGGCCCACGCCAAGAGCCCGGAGGATTCCGCCATTGCCTTGGCGCGAGCCCAGCTTTTGCGTGCCCAGCTCACCAACCAGTGGCCCCTGCTTCTGGCCGAGTTCGAACCTTCGGTGTCGGACAAGCGTCGATTGGGTTTACGGGAAGCGCAGTTGATCTTGCAGGATCTGGGCGCTTACAAGGGCCAAGCGGCGGGCATGATGGACGACGAGACCCGTGCGGCCTTGAAGGCCTATCAAAAAGGCGCGGCCTTGCCGGAATCTGGCGCCCTGGATACGGCGACCCGCAAATCTCTGCTGCATGGGTATTTTGGACGCGAAGGCACCACCGCCACCAAGGACGCCCGCATCGAAGCCTGCACCTGCACAGGAAAGACGGATTCCGTCAAGTTGCCCTGTGGCGAGGCGGTGGAAGACGATCGCGTGGAGGTCCTGTTCTTCGAACCGCGTCTGGAAGGGGAGGTTGGACCATCCGCCGATGGACGCTGGGACAAATGGATGAAGCAGGTGCGCGAAACCGAAGACGTGGAGCGCTACGGTCTGCATCTTCGGATCACCGACCACAACGGTGTCGTGTGCCCCGGCGCGCGCGTCAAGGTGATCGGGCCGTCCACCCAGGAAGCCAAGGCCGACGAACACGGCTGGGTGAGCATCGTGCCCCTGGAGCGCGGCCATTACCACGTGGAGCTATGGGAAGACGCCGAACGGATCGGGGAATCGGAGCTCGATATCCCCGCGCGAGGGCGCGAGGCGGTGGGCAACGGGCTTCACATCGTGCCCATCTTCGTGGATCATTTCCACGAGGGTCACCACCTGCCCCGTCTTTCCGACGACACCTTCCTTCAGACGGTGGCCAACCTGGCCGACCACAAGAAGAAGTGCGGGAAGCTCGAGTGGGAAGCCAATCCCGATTGCCACCTGGACCACTCCCTCCAAGACAAACAGCGTAAGCTGGTGGAATGCCTGATCGACAACGACGCCGATGCGTGGCTGGGCTTCGTGAAGGGCGCCCGCGATCGCGACGTGCAAAGCTTCATGGCGTTTTTTGCCAAGCAAGGATGGCCCACCGATCCCGGTGCCATCGACGGTGTGGCCGGTCGCAAGACGCGGCGTGCCGTGGCCCAGTTCCAGGCCTGCTGCAACGAAGTGTGGGGCCTGTGCCTGGTGGTGGACGGCCAGTGCGGCCCCAAGACCTGGAAGGCGGTTTTCCACGCGCTGCAGGAAATGATCATGACATCGGAAATCGCCAAGAGCGACTTCGACAACCTAGAAGGAGACAATTCATGA